From a region of the Cucumis sativus cultivar 9930 chromosome 6, Cucumber_9930_V3, whole genome shotgun sequence genome:
- the LOC105435932 gene encoding uncharacterized protein LOC105435932: MRRLCPNIDRDDGLETILEVPIPEEMFTSMGSNVTLRWQNMSTWMKAQTSDKWSSPIIANRFNELRFLLYLVGSPLIPLQVQLGHSVHRPVRDCSIEASTAKYIVQQYIAATGGPAALNSVQSMCVTGQVKIKASDFHLSDESIEVKKSTEEIGGFVLWQKNPDLWCLELVVSGCKVICGSNGKLSWRHSSNNQQSPISTGPPRPLRRFLQGLDPRATANLFIDAMCIGEKLINDEDCFILKLETSPAIREAQSGPNYEIIHHTIWGYFSQRSGLLIQFEDSRLLRMRTKSDEDVFWETSTESVMETYRYVDGVNIAHSGKTNVTVFRYGEHSANHKREMEETWKIEEVDFNIWGLTMESFLPPPGAAVLQLHDAS, encoded by the exons ATGAGACGTCTTTGTCCCAACATCGACCGAGACGACGGCCTCGAAACCATTCTCGAGGTCCCAATCCCTGAAGAAATGTTCACCAGTATGGGCAGCAACGTCACTCTCCGTTGGCAAAACATGTCCACTTGGATGAAAGCTCAAACCTCCGACAAATGGTCTTCTCCCATCATCGCTAATCGCTTCAACGAGCTTCGGTTTCTCCTCTACCTCGTCGGATCTCCTCTCATCCCTCTTCAAGTCCAGTTAGGGCACTCTGTTCATCGCCCCGTCAGAGATTGTTCCATT gAGGCTTCGACTGCGAAGTATATTGTGCAACAGTATATAGCCGCGACGGGAGGGCCGGCGGCGTTGAATTCGGTGCAGAGTATGTGTGTGACGGGGCAAGTTAAGATTAAGGCGTCGGATTTTCATTTGTCGGATGAGAGTATTGAGGTGAAGAAGAGTACGGAAGAGATCGGAGGGTTTGTGCTTTGGCAGAAGAATCCGGATCTATGGTGTTTGGAGCTTGTGGTTTCTGGTTGTAAGGTTATTTGTGGTTCTAATGGGAAGCTTTCATGGCGACATTCTTCTAATAATCAGCAATCTCCCATCTCCACTGGCCCTCCTAGACCTTTACGCCGATTCCTTCAG GGTTTAGACCCAAGAGCAACAGCCAACCTATTCATAGACGCAATGTGCATCGGCGAGAAGCTAATCAACGACGAAGACTGCTTCATTCTAAAGCTGGAAACAAGCCCCGCAATTCGTGAAGCACAGAGCGGCCCTAATTACGAGATAATCCACCACACAATTTGGGGTTATTTTAGCCAACGCTCCGGTCTTCTCATTCAATTCGAAGACTCTCGGCTCCTACGGATGCGAACCAAAAGCGACGAAGATGTCTTCTGGGAGACCAGCACCGAGTCCGTTATGGAAACCTACCGTTACGTTGACGGCGTTAACATAGCTCACAGTGGTAAGACCAACGTCACAGTTTTCAGATACGGCGAACATTCTGCTAATCACAAGAGGGAGATGGAGGAGACTTGGAAGATTGAAGAAGTTGATTTTAATATATGGGGTTTGACCATGGAGAGCTTTCTTCCACCTCCTGGCGCCGCCGTCTTGCAATTGCATGACGCTTCTTAA
- the LOC105436030 gene encoding probable polyol transporter 6, translating to MEMTMVGLDGGATTGTHNKVNKYALACAIVGSIISIIFGYDTGVMSGAMIFIKEEMKINDVQVEVLAGILNLCALVGSLTAGRTSDIIGRRYTIVLASVIFMIGASLMGYGPNYAILMVGRCITGVGVGFALMIAPVYAAEISAPSSRGFLTSLPEFCISFGILTGYVSNYCFGKMGAKIGWRLMLGVAAIPSLFLALGVLRMPESPRWLVLQGRLKDAREVLSKVSNTEEEAVVRFRDIKLAAGVPEDCEQDVVKMHRKTHGEGVWKELLSPTVTVRWILAAAIGLHFFQHATGIEAVVLYSPRIFKKAGITSKDKLLLATVGVGVIKTSFILVATFLLDKVGRRRILFTSIAGMAVAHSMLGFGLTMVEDSNGGLPWALILSIISVYMYVALYSIGMAPVTWVYSTEIFPLKLRAQGLSIGVAVNRLMNAAISTSFISIYEAITIGGTFFMFAGISVIALIYFYFFLPETKGKSLEEIEKLFGPPLSREDDRARDDV from the exons ATGGAGATGACAATGGTGGGTTTGGATGGAGGAGCCACTACTGGAACTCATAACAAAGTCAATAAATATGCTTTGGCATGTGCTATTGTTGGCTCCATTATATCTATCATCTTTGGTTATG ATACGGGTGTTATGAGTGGAGCAATGATATTCATTaaagaagagatgaaaatCAATGATGTTCAAGTGGAAGTTCTAGCCGGAATTTTGAACCTGTGCGCACTGGTGGGATCGTTGACGGCAGGAAGAACCTCCGACATAATTGGTCGCCGGTACACGATTGTTTTAGCATCGGTGATCTTCATGATTGGCGCTTCTCTGATGGGGTACGGCCCAAACTACGCAATCTTGATGGTCGGGAGGTGTATAACCGGCGTTGGAGTTGGTTTTGCGTTAATGATTGCCCCTGTATACGCTGCAGAAATTTCAGCTCCATCATCGAGAGGATTTCTCACTTCTTTACCAGAGTTCTGCATTAGCTTCGGCATTTTGACGGGCTATGTCTCAAATTACTGCTTCGGAAAAATGGGTGCGAAAATTGGCTGGAGACTGATGCTCGGAGTTGCGGCAATTCCCTCCCTCTTCTTAGCTCTCGGAGTTTTGAGAATGCCGGAATCTCCCCGGTGGTTGGTGTTGCAGGGACGACTGAAAGACGCCAGAGAAGTTCTGTCGAAAGTGTCGAATACAGAGGAAGAAGCAGTGGTTCGATTCAGAGACATTAAACTCGCGGCTGGAGTCCCCGAAGATTGTGAGCAGGACGTCGTGAAAATGCACCGAAAAACTCACGGCGAGGGGGTATGGAAAGAGCTATTGTCTCCAACGGTCACCGTGCGTTGGATTCTGGCGGCGGCGATTGGGCTGCATTTCTTCCAACACGCTACAGGTATTGAAGCGGTTGTATTATATAGCCCTAGAATTTTCAAGAAAGCCGGGATCACAAGCAAGGACAAGCTGTTGCTGGCGACTGTCGGTGTTGGAGTGATCAAAACGTCGTTCATCCTCGTCGCCACGTTCTTACTTGACAAAGTCGGAAGAAGGCGGATACTATTCACAAGCATAGCGGGGATGGCGGTTGCACACTCAATGTTAGGATTTGGTTTAACGATGGTGGAAGATTCAAATGGGGGATTGCCTTGGGCGTTAATTCTCAGCATAATCTCCGTTTATATGTACGTGGCCTTATACTCGATTGGAATGGCGCCGGTTACATGGGTATACAGTACTGAAATCTTTCCGTTGAAATTGAGGGCACAAGGACTGAGTATCGGGGTTGCGGTGAACAGATTGATGAATGCAGCTATTTCGACGAGTTTCATTTCGATCTACGAAGCTATTACAATCGGTGGGACTTTCTTCATGTTCGCGGGAATCTCTGTAATCGCTCTAATTTACTTCTATTTCTTCTTGCCGGAGACGAAAGGGAAGTCGTTGGAAGAGATTGAAAAGTTATTCGGCCCTCCTTTATCTAGGGAAGACGATAGAGCAAGAGACGACGTGTAG
- the LOC101217835 gene encoding 60S ribosomal export protein NMD3, translating to MAAETGLFSVQQTIGTVLCCKCGIPMAPNAANMCVKCLCSEVDITEGLQKQLTIMHCPDCESYLQPPRTWIKAQLESKELLTFCIKRLRNLNKVKLVHAEFVWTEPHSKRIKVKLKVQKEVLQGAILEQSYVAEYVVQDHLCESCSRIQANPDQWVASVQLRQHVPHRRTFFFLEQLILKHGAAASAIRIKQMDQGIDFFFSNRSHGVKFVEFVGKVAPIRSRHDKQLVSHDPKSNIHNHKHTFSVEISPICREDLICLPPKVAVSLGNLGPLVICTKVTNAIALLDPFTLRHCFLDADQYWRTSFRSLLTSRQLVEYVVLDIENVSTEVNVAGSKYMLAYAQVARVSDFGRNDTMFSIKTHLGHILNPGDYALGYDLYGANSNDMELEKYKGLELPEAILIKKSYEEKRQRKHGKPRSWKLKSLSMDVDDKTKVDENKMNSEYEQFLRDLEENPDLRFNISLYRNREYQPSEITDGEDGPSVPLEELLADLDLSEGEGDDAMNE from the coding sequence ATGGCTGCAGAAACAGGATTGTTTTCTGTTCAACAGACCATTGGCACTGTCTTATGTTGCAAATGTGGAATTCCCATGGCACCAAATGCTGCCAATATGTGTGTCAAGTGCTTGTGTTCTGAAGTTGACATCACGGAAGGTTTACAGAAGCAATTGACTATCATGCATTGTCCGGATTGCGAGAGTTACTTGCAGCCACCCCGAACTTGGATTAAAGCACAATTAGAATCAAAGGAACTATTGACATTCTGTATCAAAAGgttaagaaatttgaataaagTTAAACTGGTGCATGCTGAATTTGTTTGGACTGAACCCCATTCCAAAAGGATCAAGGTCAAGTTGAAAGTTCAGAAAGAAGTCTTACAAGGAGCAATTTTGGAACAGTCCTACGTTGCGGAGTATGTTGTACAGGATCACTTGTGTGAGTCTTGCTCAAGGATCCAGGCTAATCCTGATCAATGGGTGGCGTCTGTTCAACTTAGGCAACATGTTCCTCACCGCCgtacctttttcttcttggagCAATTGATATTGAAGCATGGTGCTGCTGCCAGTGCCATAAGGATCAAGCAGATGGATCAAggtattgattttttcttttctaatagGAGTCATGGTGTAAAGTTTGTGGAATTTGTTGGAAAGGTTGCTCCAATCAGGAGCCGTCATGATAAACAACTTGTTTCACATGATCCTAAGAGTAACATTCACAACCATAAGCACACTTTCTCTGTTGAAATATCCCCAATATGCCGTGAGGATTTGATATGCTTGCCTCCTAAAGTTGCTGTTAGTTTAGGCAATCTTGGTCCTCTTGTAATTTGCACCAAAGTTACAAATGCTATTGCTTTACTTGATCCATTCACATTAAGGCACTGCTTCTTGGATGCTGATCAGTATTGGAGAACATCCTTTAGGTCTCTACTTACTAGCAGGCAACTTGTGGAATATGTTGTATTGGACATAGAAAATGTTTCTACTGAAGTCAATGTTGCTGGTTCCAAGTATATGTTGGCCTATGCCCAAGTAGCTCGTGTATCAGATTTTGGAAGGAATGACACGATGTTCTCCATAAAAACCCATCTAGGTCACATCTTGAACCCTGGGGATTATGCTCTTGGTTATGATCTTTATGGAGCCAATAGTAATGATATGGAGCTAGAAAAATACAAGGGTCTTGAGCTTCCAGAAGCGATCTTAATCAAGAAGAGTTATGAAGAAAAACGTCAGAGAAAGCATGGAAAGCCTCGATCATGGAAGCTCAAATCTCTTTCTATGGATGTTGATGATAAAACTAAAGTAGATGAAAATAAGATGAACTCCGAGTACGAACAATTTTTGAGAGATTTGGAGGAGAATCCAGATTTGAGGTTCAACATATCATTGTACCGAAATAGAGAATACCAACCATCTGAAATTACTGATGGGGAAGATGGACCTTCAGTACCACTTGAAGAGTTGCTTGCTGATCTTGATTTAAGTGAAGGGGAGGGAGATGATGCCATGAACGAGTAA